In Suricata suricatta isolate VVHF042 chromosome 14, meerkat_22Aug2017_6uvM2_HiC, whole genome shotgun sequence, one DNA window encodes the following:
- the SMTN gene encoding smoothelin isoform X4 — MADEALAGLDEGALRKLLEVTADLAERRRIRSAIRELQRQELQREEEALASKRFRAERQDNKENWLHSQQQEAEQRAALARLAGRLESMNDVEELTALLRGAGEYEERKLIRAAIRRIRAQEIEAATLAGRLCSGRPNSGSREETKGRAAHRLEQCEVPEQEKQEQQAEVPEPTPTPQGTSRDVTTVTLVVRAPPGGTPSLPASPVSSPTTASEPPLEPAEAQCPAAETVDSPEPPSSPPRATSPEPQEPPPTPSTERQVANKLLPGPTESPAVQGPTKDPSDIKRADLAGPRPCQRSLSVLSPRQSAQNREPTILASGPSSFQRAGSVRDRVRKFTSDSPMTAGLQEGPPRLVLGPSTPTRLLGPSHIGTTPASSTNSSSSRGPSDASSRFSKEPRGTARPLAQLQSCPREEGPRGRGLAARPLENRAGGTVACSEEPSAPLPVPVGTAEPGASMKTTFTIEIKDGRGQASTGRVLLPTGNQRAELTLGLRAPPTLLSTSSGGKSTITHISSPGTLAHLGSVTHVTSFSHASTDSRGGCSIKMEPEPAETPSVAVEVANGAEQTRVDKAPETRSPLSTEELNAIEDESILDKMLDQTTDFEERKLIRAALRELRQKKRDQRDKERERRLQEARARPAEGHGNTATETTTRHSQRAADGSAVRTVTKTERLVHSNDGTRTARTTTVESSFVRRSENGSGSTMMQTKTFSSSSSKKMGSIFDREDEASPRPGSLAALEKRQAEKKKELMKAQSLPKTSASQARKAMIEKLEKEGASGSPGGPRAAVQRSTSFGVPNANSIKQMLLDWCRAKTRGYEHVDIQNFSSSWSDGMAFCALVHNFFPEAFDYGQLSPQNRRQNFEVAFSSAEMLVDCVPLVEVEDMMIMGKKPDPKCVFTYVQSLYNHLRRHELRLRGKNV; from the exons ATGGCGGATGAGGCCTTAGCCGGGCTGGACGAGGGAGCTCTGCGGAAGTTG TTGGAGGTCACAGCGGATCTGGCAGAGCGGCGGCGCATCCGCTCAGCCATCCGGGAGTTGCAGCGGCAGGAGCTACAGCGTGAGGAGGAGGCCCTGGCATCCAAGCGCTTCCGTGCTGAGCGGCAGGACAACAAGGAGAACTGGCTGCA CTCTCAGCAGCAGGAGGCGGAGCAGCGAGCTGCTCTGGCGCGGCTGGCCGGGCGGCTGGAGTCCATGAATGATGTGGAAGAGCTGACTGCACTG CTGCGAGGCGCTGGTGAGTATGAGGAACGCAAGCTGATCCGAGCTGCCATCCGCCGCATAAGGGCCCAGGAGATTGAGG ctGCCACGTTGGCTGGGAGATTGTGCAGTGGACGTCCCAACAGTGGCTCAAGAGAAGAGACCAAGGGACGGGCAGCACACAGGCTAGAACAGTGTGAG GTGCCGGAGCAAGAGAAACAGGAGCAGCAGGCAGAGGTCCCAGAGCCAACCCCAACCCCCCAGGGCACCAGCCGGGATGTGACCACAGTGACACTCGTGGTGCGGGCCCCACCTGGGGGCACACCCAGCTTACCTGCCTCACCCGTCAGTTCACCTACGACTGCTTCTGAGCCTCCACTAGAGCCTGCTGAAGCCCAGTGTCCTGCTGCTGAGACTGTGGACAGCCCTGAGCCACCCTCCAGCCCACCCAGGGCCACCAGCCCTGAGCCCCAGGAgccaccacccacccccagcactgAGAGGCAGGTGGCCAACAAG CTCCTGCCTGGCCCCACAGAGTCCCCAGCTGTCCAAGGCCCCACCAAAGATCCCTCCGACATaaagagagcag ACCTGGCTGGACCCCGTCCCTGCCAACGCTCCCTGTCTGTGCTCAGTCCCCGCCAGTCAGCCCAGAACCGAG AGCCCACCATCCTCGCCAGTGGACCTTCCTCATTCCAGCGGGCTGGCTCCGTGCGAGATCGTGTGCGCAAGTTCACGTCTGATTCTCCTATGACTGCTGGCCTTCAGGAGGGTCCACCCCGGTTGGTCCTGGGTCCCTCGACCCCCACAAGACTCCTGGGTCCCTCCCACATTGGCACTACCCCTGCCTCCTCTACCAACAGCTCCTCCTCACGGGGCCCCAGTGACGCCTCCTCCCGATTCAGCAAGGAGCCACGAGGAACAGCCAGGCCCCTGGCCCAGCTTCAGAGCTGCCCCCGGGAGGAGGGCcccagggggcggggcttggCTGCCAGGCCCCTTGAAAACAGAGCAGGGGGGACCGTGGCTTGCTCAGAGGAGCCCAGTGCCCCGCTTCCCGTGCCTGTCGGCACTGCCGAGCCAGGGGCCAGTATGAAGACCACATTTACCATCGAGATCAAGGATGGCCGTGGCCAGGCATCCACGGGCCGAGTGCTGCTGCCCACAGGCAACCAGAGGGCAG aaCTGACGCTGGGGCTACGGGCGCCTCCCACCCTCCTCAGCACCAGCAGTGGGGGCAAGAGCACCATCACCCATATCAGCAGCCCCGGGACCCTGGCACACCTGGGTAGTGTCACTCACGTCACCAGCTTCAGCCATGCCTCCACTGATAGCCGGGGAGGCTGCAGCATTAAG ATGGAACCAGAGCCAGCAGAGACTCCCTCTGTGGCAGTGGAAGTGGCTAATGGTGCTGAGCAGACCCGTGTAGACAAAGCACCAGAGACGCGGAGCCCACTGAGCACTGAGGAGCTGAATGCCATCGAGGATGAAAGCATCCTGGACAAGATG CTGGATCAGACTACAGACTTTGAGGAGCGGAAGCTTATCCGGGCTGCGCTACGGGAGCTCCGACAAaagaagagag ACCAGCGGGACAAGGAACGGGAACGGCGGCTGCAAGAGGCACGGGCCCGGCCAGCGGAGGGCCATGGCAACACAGCTACTGAGACCACCACGAGGCACAGCCAGCGGGCAGCCGATGGCTCAGCCGTCAGGACTGTCACCAAGACTGAGCGGCTCGTCCACTCCA ATGATGGCACACGGACAGCCCGCACCACCACAGTGGAGTCGAGTTTTGTGAGACGCTCGGAGA ATGGTAGTGGCAGCACTATGATGCAAACCAAGACTTTCTCCTCTTCATCATCCAAGAAGATGGGCAG TATCTTCGACCGCGAGGATGAGGCTAGCCCACGGCCCGGCAGCCTGGCCGCACTCGAGAAACGccaggcagagaagaagaaagagctgATGAAGGCGCAGAGCCTGCCCAAGACCTCGGCCTCCCAGGCGCGCAAGGCCATGATTGAGAAACTGGAGAAGGAAGGCGCCTCAGG CAGCCCTGGCGGACCCCGTGCAGCTGTGCAGCGCTCCACCAGCTTTGGGGTCCCCAACGCCAACAGCATCAAGCAGATGTTGCTGGACTGGTGCCGAGCAAAGACACGTGGTTATGAG CATGTGGACATCCAGAACTTCTCCTCAAGTTGGAGTGACGGGATGGCCTTCTGTGCCCTGGTGCACAACTTCTTCCCTGAGGCGTTTGACTATGGGCAGCTCAGCCCACAGAACCGGCGTCAGAACTTTGAGGTGGCCTTTTCATCTGCTGA GATGCTGGTGGACTGCGTGCccctggtggaggtggaggacaTGATGATCATGGGCAAGAAGCCCGACCCCAAGTGCGTCTTCACCTATGTGCAGTCCCTCTACAACCATCTGAGGCGCCACGAACTGCGCCTGCGCGGCAAGAATGTCTAG
- the SMTN gene encoding smoothelin isoform X2, with amino-acid sequence MADEALAGLDEGALRKLLEVTADLAERRRIRSAIRELQRQELQREEEALASKRFRAERQDNKENWLHSQQQEAEQRAALARLAGRLESMNDVEELTALLRGAGEYEERKLIRAAIRRIRAQEIEAATLAGRLCSGRPNSGSREETKGRAAHRLEQCEVPEQEKQEQQAEVPEPTPTPQGTSRDVTTVTLVVRAPPGGTPSLPASPVSSPTTASEPPLEPAEAQCPAAETVDSPEPPSSPPRATSPEPQEPPPTPSTERQVANKLLPGPTESPAVQGPTKDPSDIKRAEPTILASGPSSFQRAGSVRDRVRKFTSDSPMTAGLQEGPPRLVLGPSTPTRLLGPSHIGTTPASSTNSSSSRGPSDASSRFSKEPRGTARPLAQLQSCPREEGPRGRGLAARPLENRAGGTVACSEEPSAPLPVPVGTAEPGASMKTTFTIEIKDGRGQASTGRVLLPTGNQRAELTLGLRAPPTLLSTSSGGKSTITHISSPGTLAHLGSVTHVTSFSHASTDSRGGCSIKAAEDAGTPVAHPPAFSTRRRSSAGPAHSSSLMEPEPAETPSVAVEVANGAEQTRVDKAPETRSPLSTEELNAIEDESILDKMLDQTTDFEERKLIRAALRELRQKKRDQRDKERERRLQEARARPAEGHGNTATETTTRHSQRAADGSAVRTVTKTERLVHSNDGTRTARTTTVESSFVRRSENGSGSTMMQTKTFSSSSSKKMGSIFDREDEASPRPGSLAALEKRQAEKKKELMKAQSLPKTSASQARKAMIEKLEKEGASGSPGGPRAAVQRSTSFGVPNANSIKQMLLDWCRAKTRGYEHVDIQNFSSSWSDGMAFCALVHNFFPEAFDYGQLSPQNRRQNFEVAFSSAEMLVDCVPLVEVEDMMIMGKKPDPKCVFTYVQSLYNHLRRHELRLRGKNV; translated from the exons ATGGCGGATGAGGCCTTAGCCGGGCTGGACGAGGGAGCTCTGCGGAAGTTG TTGGAGGTCACAGCGGATCTGGCAGAGCGGCGGCGCATCCGCTCAGCCATCCGGGAGTTGCAGCGGCAGGAGCTACAGCGTGAGGAGGAGGCCCTGGCATCCAAGCGCTTCCGTGCTGAGCGGCAGGACAACAAGGAGAACTGGCTGCA CTCTCAGCAGCAGGAGGCGGAGCAGCGAGCTGCTCTGGCGCGGCTGGCCGGGCGGCTGGAGTCCATGAATGATGTGGAAGAGCTGACTGCACTG CTGCGAGGCGCTGGTGAGTATGAGGAACGCAAGCTGATCCGAGCTGCCATCCGCCGCATAAGGGCCCAGGAGATTGAGG ctGCCACGTTGGCTGGGAGATTGTGCAGTGGACGTCCCAACAGTGGCTCAAGAGAAGAGACCAAGGGACGGGCAGCACACAGGCTAGAACAGTGTGAG GTGCCGGAGCAAGAGAAACAGGAGCAGCAGGCAGAGGTCCCAGAGCCAACCCCAACCCCCCAGGGCACCAGCCGGGATGTGACCACAGTGACACTCGTGGTGCGGGCCCCACCTGGGGGCACACCCAGCTTACCTGCCTCACCCGTCAGTTCACCTACGACTGCTTCTGAGCCTCCACTAGAGCCTGCTGAAGCCCAGTGTCCTGCTGCTGAGACTGTGGACAGCCCTGAGCCACCCTCCAGCCCACCCAGGGCCACCAGCCCTGAGCCCCAGGAgccaccacccacccccagcactgAGAGGCAGGTGGCCAACAAG CTCCTGCCTGGCCCCACAGAGTCCCCAGCTGTCCAAGGCCCCACCAAAGATCCCTCCGACATaaagagagcag AGCCCACCATCCTCGCCAGTGGACCTTCCTCATTCCAGCGGGCTGGCTCCGTGCGAGATCGTGTGCGCAAGTTCACGTCTGATTCTCCTATGACTGCTGGCCTTCAGGAGGGTCCACCCCGGTTGGTCCTGGGTCCCTCGACCCCCACAAGACTCCTGGGTCCCTCCCACATTGGCACTACCCCTGCCTCCTCTACCAACAGCTCCTCCTCACGGGGCCCCAGTGACGCCTCCTCCCGATTCAGCAAGGAGCCACGAGGAACAGCCAGGCCCCTGGCCCAGCTTCAGAGCTGCCCCCGGGAGGAGGGCcccagggggcggggcttggCTGCCAGGCCCCTTGAAAACAGAGCAGGGGGGACCGTGGCTTGCTCAGAGGAGCCCAGTGCCCCGCTTCCCGTGCCTGTCGGCACTGCCGAGCCAGGGGCCAGTATGAAGACCACATTTACCATCGAGATCAAGGATGGCCGTGGCCAGGCATCCACGGGCCGAGTGCTGCTGCCCACAGGCAACCAGAGGGCAG aaCTGACGCTGGGGCTACGGGCGCCTCCCACCCTCCTCAGCACCAGCAGTGGGGGCAAGAGCACCATCACCCATATCAGCAGCCCCGGGACCCTGGCACACCTGGGTAGTGTCACTCACGTCACCAGCTTCAGCCATGCCTCCACTGATAGCCGGGGAGGCTGCAGCATTAAG GCGGCTGAGGATGCCGGGACCCCTGTGGCCCACCCGCCTGCCTTCAGCACCCGCCGCCGCTCCTCTGCCGGTCCTGCCCACAGCAGCAGTCTC ATGGAACCAGAGCCAGCAGAGACTCCCTCTGTGGCAGTGGAAGTGGCTAATGGTGCTGAGCAGACCCGTGTAGACAAAGCACCAGAGACGCGGAGCCCACTGAGCACTGAGGAGCTGAATGCCATCGAGGATGAAAGCATCCTGGACAAGATG CTGGATCAGACTACAGACTTTGAGGAGCGGAAGCTTATCCGGGCTGCGCTACGGGAGCTCCGACAAaagaagagag ACCAGCGGGACAAGGAACGGGAACGGCGGCTGCAAGAGGCACGGGCCCGGCCAGCGGAGGGCCATGGCAACACAGCTACTGAGACCACCACGAGGCACAGCCAGCGGGCAGCCGATGGCTCAGCCGTCAGGACTGTCACCAAGACTGAGCGGCTCGTCCACTCCA ATGATGGCACACGGACAGCCCGCACCACCACAGTGGAGTCGAGTTTTGTGAGACGCTCGGAGA ATGGTAGTGGCAGCACTATGATGCAAACCAAGACTTTCTCCTCTTCATCATCCAAGAAGATGGGCAG TATCTTCGACCGCGAGGATGAGGCTAGCCCACGGCCCGGCAGCCTGGCCGCACTCGAGAAACGccaggcagagaagaagaaagagctgATGAAGGCGCAGAGCCTGCCCAAGACCTCGGCCTCCCAGGCGCGCAAGGCCATGATTGAGAAACTGGAGAAGGAAGGCGCCTCAGG CAGCCCTGGCGGACCCCGTGCAGCTGTGCAGCGCTCCACCAGCTTTGGGGTCCCCAACGCCAACAGCATCAAGCAGATGTTGCTGGACTGGTGCCGAGCAAAGACACGTGGTTATGAG CATGTGGACATCCAGAACTTCTCCTCAAGTTGGAGTGACGGGATGGCCTTCTGTGCCCTGGTGCACAACTTCTTCCCTGAGGCGTTTGACTATGGGCAGCTCAGCCCACAGAACCGGCGTCAGAACTTTGAGGTGGCCTTTTCATCTGCTGA GATGCTGGTGGACTGCGTGCccctggtggaggtggaggacaTGATGATCATGGGCAAGAAGCCCGACCCCAAGTGCGTCTTCACCTATGTGCAGTCCCTCTACAACCATCTGAGGCGCCACGAACTGCGCCTGCGCGGCAAGAATGTCTAG
- the SMTN gene encoding smoothelin isoform X1 translates to MADEALAGLDEGALRKLLEVTADLAERRRIRSAIRELQRQELQREEEALASKRFRAERQDNKENWLHSQQQEAEQRAALARLAGRLESMNDVEELTALLRGAGEYEERKLIRAAIRRIRAQEIEAATLAGRLCSGRPNSGSREETKGRAAHRLEQCEVPEQEKQEQQAEVPEPTPTPQGTSRDVTTVTLVVRAPPGGTPSLPASPVSSPTTASEPPLEPAEAQCPAAETVDSPEPPSSPPRATSPEPQEPPPTPSTERQVANKLLPGPTESPAVQGPTKDPSDIKRADLAGPRPCQRSLSVLSPRQSAQNREPTILASGPSSFQRAGSVRDRVRKFTSDSPMTAGLQEGPPRLVLGPSTPTRLLGPSHIGTTPASSTNSSSSRGPSDASSRFSKEPRGTARPLAQLQSCPREEGPRGRGLAARPLENRAGGTVACSEEPSAPLPVPVGTAEPGASMKTTFTIEIKDGRGQASTGRVLLPTGNQRAELTLGLRAPPTLLSTSSGGKSTITHISSPGTLAHLGSVTHVTSFSHASTDSRGGCSIKAAEDAGTPVAHPPAFSTRRRSSAGPAHSSSLMEPEPAETPSVAVEVANGAEQTRVDKAPETRSPLSTEELNAIEDESILDKMLDQTTDFEERKLIRAALRELRQKKRDQRDKERERRLQEARARPAEGHGNTATETTTRHSQRAADGSAVRTVTKTERLVHSNDGTRTARTTTVESSFVRRSENGSGSTMMQTKTFSSSSSKKMGSIFDREDEASPRPGSLAALEKRQAEKKKELMKAQSLPKTSASQARKAMIEKLEKEGASGSPGGPRAAVQRSTSFGVPNANSIKQMLLDWCRAKTRGYEHVDIQNFSSSWSDGMAFCALVHNFFPEAFDYGQLSPQNRRQNFEVAFSSAETHADCPQLLDTEDMVRLREPDWKCVYTYIQEFYRCLVQKGLVKTKKS, encoded by the exons ATGGCGGATGAGGCCTTAGCCGGGCTGGACGAGGGAGCTCTGCGGAAGTTG TTGGAGGTCACAGCGGATCTGGCAGAGCGGCGGCGCATCCGCTCAGCCATCCGGGAGTTGCAGCGGCAGGAGCTACAGCGTGAGGAGGAGGCCCTGGCATCCAAGCGCTTCCGTGCTGAGCGGCAGGACAACAAGGAGAACTGGCTGCA CTCTCAGCAGCAGGAGGCGGAGCAGCGAGCTGCTCTGGCGCGGCTGGCCGGGCGGCTGGAGTCCATGAATGATGTGGAAGAGCTGACTGCACTG CTGCGAGGCGCTGGTGAGTATGAGGAACGCAAGCTGATCCGAGCTGCCATCCGCCGCATAAGGGCCCAGGAGATTGAGG ctGCCACGTTGGCTGGGAGATTGTGCAGTGGACGTCCCAACAGTGGCTCAAGAGAAGAGACCAAGGGACGGGCAGCACACAGGCTAGAACAGTGTGAG GTGCCGGAGCAAGAGAAACAGGAGCAGCAGGCAGAGGTCCCAGAGCCAACCCCAACCCCCCAGGGCACCAGCCGGGATGTGACCACAGTGACACTCGTGGTGCGGGCCCCACCTGGGGGCACACCCAGCTTACCTGCCTCACCCGTCAGTTCACCTACGACTGCTTCTGAGCCTCCACTAGAGCCTGCTGAAGCCCAGTGTCCTGCTGCTGAGACTGTGGACAGCCCTGAGCCACCCTCCAGCCCACCCAGGGCCACCAGCCCTGAGCCCCAGGAgccaccacccacccccagcactgAGAGGCAGGTGGCCAACAAG CTCCTGCCTGGCCCCACAGAGTCCCCAGCTGTCCAAGGCCCCACCAAAGATCCCTCCGACATaaagagagcag ACCTGGCTGGACCCCGTCCCTGCCAACGCTCCCTGTCTGTGCTCAGTCCCCGCCAGTCAGCCCAGAACCGAG AGCCCACCATCCTCGCCAGTGGACCTTCCTCATTCCAGCGGGCTGGCTCCGTGCGAGATCGTGTGCGCAAGTTCACGTCTGATTCTCCTATGACTGCTGGCCTTCAGGAGGGTCCACCCCGGTTGGTCCTGGGTCCCTCGACCCCCACAAGACTCCTGGGTCCCTCCCACATTGGCACTACCCCTGCCTCCTCTACCAACAGCTCCTCCTCACGGGGCCCCAGTGACGCCTCCTCCCGATTCAGCAAGGAGCCACGAGGAACAGCCAGGCCCCTGGCCCAGCTTCAGAGCTGCCCCCGGGAGGAGGGCcccagggggcggggcttggCTGCCAGGCCCCTTGAAAACAGAGCAGGGGGGACCGTGGCTTGCTCAGAGGAGCCCAGTGCCCCGCTTCCCGTGCCTGTCGGCACTGCCGAGCCAGGGGCCAGTATGAAGACCACATTTACCATCGAGATCAAGGATGGCCGTGGCCAGGCATCCACGGGCCGAGTGCTGCTGCCCACAGGCAACCAGAGGGCAG aaCTGACGCTGGGGCTACGGGCGCCTCCCACCCTCCTCAGCACCAGCAGTGGGGGCAAGAGCACCATCACCCATATCAGCAGCCCCGGGACCCTGGCACACCTGGGTAGTGTCACTCACGTCACCAGCTTCAGCCATGCCTCCACTGATAGCCGGGGAGGCTGCAGCATTAAG GCGGCTGAGGATGCCGGGACCCCTGTGGCCCACCCGCCTGCCTTCAGCACCCGCCGCCGCTCCTCTGCCGGTCCTGCCCACAGCAGCAGTCTC ATGGAACCAGAGCCAGCAGAGACTCCCTCTGTGGCAGTGGAAGTGGCTAATGGTGCTGAGCAGACCCGTGTAGACAAAGCACCAGAGACGCGGAGCCCACTGAGCACTGAGGAGCTGAATGCCATCGAGGATGAAAGCATCCTGGACAAGATG CTGGATCAGACTACAGACTTTGAGGAGCGGAAGCTTATCCGGGCTGCGCTACGGGAGCTCCGACAAaagaagagag ACCAGCGGGACAAGGAACGGGAACGGCGGCTGCAAGAGGCACGGGCCCGGCCAGCGGAGGGCCATGGCAACACAGCTACTGAGACCACCACGAGGCACAGCCAGCGGGCAGCCGATGGCTCAGCCGTCAGGACTGTCACCAAGACTGAGCGGCTCGTCCACTCCA ATGATGGCACACGGACAGCCCGCACCACCACAGTGGAGTCGAGTTTTGTGAGACGCTCGGAGA ATGGTAGTGGCAGCACTATGATGCAAACCAAGACTTTCTCCTCTTCATCATCCAAGAAGATGGGCAG TATCTTCGACCGCGAGGATGAGGCTAGCCCACGGCCCGGCAGCCTGGCCGCACTCGAGAAACGccaggcagagaagaagaaagagctgATGAAGGCGCAGAGCCTGCCCAAGACCTCGGCCTCCCAGGCGCGCAAGGCCATGATTGAGAAACTGGAGAAGGAAGGCGCCTCAGG CAGCCCTGGCGGACCCCGTGCAGCTGTGCAGCGCTCCACCAGCTTTGGGGTCCCCAACGCCAACAGCATCAAGCAGATGTTGCTGGACTGGTGCCGAGCAAAGACACGTGGTTATGAG CATGTGGACATCCAGAACTTCTCCTCAAGTTGGAGTGACGGGATGGCCTTCTGTGCCCTGGTGCACAACTTCTTCCCTGAGGCGTTTGACTATGGGCAGCTCAGCCCACAGAACCGGCGTCAGAACTTTGAGGTGGCCTTTTCATCTGCTGA GACCCATGCGGACTGCCCGCAGCTCCTGGACACAGAGGACATGGTGCGGCTTCGAGAGCCTGACTGGAAGTGCGTGTACACGTACATCCAGGAGTTCTACCGCTGTCTGGTCCAGAAGGGGCTGGTAAAAACCAAAAAGTCTTAA